From a region of the Castor canadensis chromosome 7, mCasCan1.hap1v2, whole genome shotgun sequence genome:
- the Chst3 gene encoding carbohydrate sulfotransferase 3: protein MEKGLALPQDFRDFLYSLKMRSKYALFLAFVVVVFVFIEKENKIISRVSDKLKQIPQSPADANSTDPALLLADNASFLSLSELDSAFSQLRSRLHNLSLQLGVDPDAEATREEEEHPSQLAASGHRRHVLLMATTRTGSSFVGEFFNQQGNIFYLFEPLWHIERTVSFEPGGANAAGSALVYRDVLKQLFLCDLYVLEHFISPLPEDHLTQFMFRRGSSRSLCEDPVCTPFVKKVFEKYHCKNRRCGPLNVTLAAEACRRKEHMALKAVRIRQLEFLQPLAEDPRLDLRVIQLVRDPRAVLASRMVAFAGKYETWKKWLAEGQDRLREEEVQRLRGNCESIRLSAELGLRQPAWLRGRYMLVRYEDVARRPLQKAREMYRFAGIPLTPQVEDWIQKNTQAARDGSGIYSTQKNSSEQFEKWRFSMPFKLAQVVQAACGPAMRLFGYKLARDADSLTNRSVSLLEERGTFWVT from the coding sequence GGTCTCCGACAAGCTGAAGCAGATCCCCCAGTCCCCAGCGGATGCCAACAGCACGGACCCAGCCCTGTTGCTGGCTGACAACGCGTCCTTTCTGTCCCTGAGCGAGCTGGATTCGGCCTTCTCCCAGCTGCGGAGCCGCCTGCACAACCTCAGCCTGCAGCTGGGCGTGGATCCAGACGCAGAGGCcaccagggaggaggaggagcaccCATCCCAGCTGGCTGCCTCGGGGCACCGGCGCCACGTGCTGCTCATGGCCACCACCCGCACGGGCTCCTCGTTCGTGGGTGAGTTCTTCAACCAGCAGGGCAACATCTTCTACCTCTTCGAGCCGCTGTGGCACATCGAGCGCACGGTGTCCTTCGAGCCGGGGGGCGCCAACGCCGCGGGCTCTGCGCTGGTGTACCGCGACGTGCTCAAGCAGCTCTTCCTGTGCGACCTGTACGTGCTGGAGCACTTCATCAGCCCGCTGCCCGAGGACCACCTGACGCAGTTCATGTTCCGCCGCGGCTCCAGCCGCTCGCTGTGCGAGGACCCGGTGTGCACGCCCTTCGTCAAGAAGGTCTTCGAGAAGTACCACTGCAAGAACCGCCGCTGCGGGCCCCTCAACGTCACGCTGGCCGCCGAGGCCTGTCGCCGCAAGGAGCACATGGCGCTCAAGGCCGTGCGCATCCGCCAGCTGGAGTTCCTGCAGCCGCTGGCCGAGGACCCGCGGCTGGACCTGCGCGTCATCCAGCTGGTGCGCGATCCCCGGGCCGTGCTGGCCTCCCGCATGGTGGCCTTCGCCGGCAAGTATGAGACCTGGAAGAAGTGGCTCGCCGAGGGCCAGGACCGGCTGAGAGAGGAGGAGGTGCAGCGGCTGCGGGGCAACTGCGAGAGCATCCGCCTGTCGGCAGAGCTGGGCCTGCGACAGCCCGCCTGGCTGCGCGGCCGCTACATGCTGGTGCGCTACGAGGACGTGGCGCGCAGGCCCCTGCAGAAGGCGCGCGAGATGTACCGCTTCGCCGGCATCCCGCTGACCCCGCAGGTGGAGGACTGGATCCAGAAGAACACGCAGGCGGCCCGCGACGGCAGCGGCATCTACTCCACGCAGAAGAACTCCTCCGAGCAGTTTGAGAAGTGGCGCTTCAGCATGCCCTTCAAGCTGGCCCAGGTGGTTCAGGCCGCCTGTGGGCCCGCCATGCGCCTCTTCGGCTACAAGCTGGCCAGGGATGCCGACTCCCTTACCAACCGCTCCGTCAGCCTGCTGGAGGAGCGGGGCACTTTCTGGGTCACGTAG